From the Burkholderia glumae LMG 2196 = ATCC 33617 genome, one window contains:
- a CDS encoding HAD family hydrolase, translating to MTNLALFDLDHTLIPTDSDHEWSRFIVKLGLVDADSYTRQNDRFYADYQAGTLDIQAYLAAVLAPLAQHSRAQLDAWHEQYMREVIRPVMLPAARELVREHQQAGDLCCIVTATNAFVTRPIAQAFGVETLIACEVETVDGDPASALTGRATGTPSFREGKIARTEAWLASLGKRLADFERSYFYSDSHNDIPLLEKVTDPVATNPDDTLRAHAREHGWRVLDLFQPS from the coding sequence ATGACAAATCTGGCACTCTTTGACCTCGATCACACCTTGATCCCGACCGACAGCGACCACGAATGGAGCCGCTTCATCGTCAAGCTCGGCCTCGTCGACGCGGACAGCTACACGCGTCAGAACGATCGCTTCTACGCCGACTACCAGGCCGGCACGCTCGACATCCAGGCCTACCTGGCCGCCGTGCTGGCGCCGCTCGCGCAGCATTCGCGCGCCCAGCTCGACGCGTGGCACGAGCAGTACATGCGCGAGGTGATCCGGCCCGTGATGCTGCCCGCCGCGCGCGAGCTGGTGCGCGAGCATCAGCAGGCGGGCGACCTCTGCTGCATCGTCACCGCGACCAACGCATTCGTGACGCGCCCGATCGCGCAGGCGTTCGGCGTCGAGACGCTGATCGCCTGCGAGGTCGAAACCGTCGACGGCGATCCGGCCTCGGCGCTCACGGGCCGCGCGACCGGCACGCCGAGCTTCCGCGAGGGCAAGATCGCGCGCACCGAGGCCTGGCTCGCCTCGCTCGGCAAGCGCCTCGCCGATTTCGAGCGCAGCTACTTCTACAGCGACTCGCACAACGACATTCCGTTGCTCGAGAAAGTGACCGATCCGGTCGCGACCAACCCCGACGACACGCTGCGTGCGCATGCCCGCGAACACGGCTGGCGCGTCCTCGATCTCTTCCAGCCCTCGTGA
- the pcnB gene encoding polynucleotide adenylyltransferase PcnB, whose translation MIKKLIRKLLGQDDSAARDNAGAADAAPPSTGPAAASPAAVAAAKKQAARDAAKVAASRTEPTIVPAAVHGIDPSLISRNAVRVTDTLQQAGFRAFIVGGAVRDLLLGIAPKDFDVATDATPTEVQRLFRRARLIGRRFQIVHVQFGQELIEVSTFRALVDAPADAPASAPADAAPPRRMKRDELDRRTHAVDASGRVLRDNVWGEQHEDAARRDFTINAMYYDPATQTVLDYHDGMADVRARLLRMIGDPATRYREDPVRMLRVVRFAAKLGFDIEPHTREPIQPLADLINNVPAARLFDEMLKLLLSGHALACLRQLRSEGLHHGLLPLLDVVLEQPQGEKFITLALNNTDARVRAGKSVSPGFLFATLLWHDMRQRWNQNVANGEFPVPALQRAMDDVLEMQTEKLAIHKRYSADMREIWGLQLRLEKRSGRSAMRLLEHQRFRAGYDFLLLRCESGELDPAVAQWWTDFIDGDAAAREALLTNGAPRDPAAPRKRRRRGGARNRRPADGTVQQADAQDAQD comes from the coding sequence GTGATCAAGAAACTCATCCGCAAGCTGCTCGGGCAGGACGATTCCGCCGCCCGCGACAACGCCGGCGCGGCCGATGCCGCCCCGCCCTCCACCGGCCCCGCGGCCGCCTCGCCGGCCGCCGTGGCAGCCGCCAAGAAACAGGCCGCGCGCGACGCCGCGAAGGTCGCCGCGAGCCGCACCGAGCCGACCATCGTGCCGGCCGCCGTGCATGGCATCGACCCGTCGCTGATCTCGCGCAACGCCGTGCGCGTGACCGATACGCTGCAGCAGGCCGGCTTCCGCGCGTTCATCGTCGGCGGCGCGGTACGCGACCTGCTGCTCGGCATCGCCCCGAAGGATTTCGACGTCGCCACCGACGCGACGCCCACCGAGGTGCAGCGCCTGTTCCGCCGCGCCCGGCTGATCGGCCGGCGTTTCCAGATCGTCCACGTGCAGTTCGGCCAGGAGCTGATCGAGGTCTCGACCTTCCGCGCGCTGGTGGACGCGCCGGCCGACGCGCCCGCGTCGGCGCCCGCCGACGCCGCCCCGCCGCGGCGCATGAAGCGCGACGAGCTGGACCGCCGCACCCATGCGGTGGACGCGAGCGGGCGCGTGCTGCGCGACAACGTCTGGGGCGAGCAGCACGAGGACGCGGCGCGCCGCGACTTCACGATCAACGCGATGTACTACGACCCGGCGACCCAGACCGTGCTCGACTACCACGACGGCATGGCCGACGTGCGCGCACGATTGTTGCGCATGATCGGCGACCCGGCCACGCGCTACCGCGAGGATCCGGTGCGGATGCTGCGCGTGGTGCGCTTCGCGGCCAAGCTCGGCTTCGACATCGAGCCGCACACGCGCGAGCCGATCCAGCCGCTCGCCGATCTGATCAACAACGTGCCCGCCGCGCGCCTGTTCGACGAGATGCTGAAGCTGCTGCTCTCGGGCCATGCGCTCGCCTGCCTCAGGCAGTTGCGCAGCGAGGGCCTGCACCATGGGCTGCTGCCGCTGCTCGACGTGGTGCTGGAGCAGCCGCAGGGCGAGAAGTTCATCACGCTCGCGCTCAACAACACCGACGCGCGCGTGCGCGCCGGCAAGTCCGTGTCGCCGGGCTTTTTGTTCGCGACGCTGCTCTGGCACGACATGCGCCAGCGCTGGAACCAGAACGTCGCGAACGGCGAGTTCCCGGTGCCGGCGCTGCAGCGCGCGATGGACGACGTGCTCGAGATGCAGACCGAGAAGCTCGCGATCCACAAGCGCTACTCGGCCGACATGCGCGAGATCTGGGGGCTGCAGCTGCGCCTCGAGAAACGCTCGGGCCGCAGCGCCATGAGGCTGCTGGAACACCAAAGGTTTAGAGCGGGGTATGATTTCCTCCTCCTGCGCTGCGAGTCGGGCGAGCTGGACCCGGCCGTGGCGCAATGGTGGACGGATTTCATCGACGGCGATGCCGCGGCTCGCGAGGCCTTGCTCACGAACGGCGCCCCGCGCGATCCGGCGGCACCGCGCAAGCGCCGCCGCCGCGGCGGCGCGCGCAACCGCAGGCCGGCCGACGGCACCGTGCAACAGGCCGACGCCCAGGACGCGCAGGACTGA
- the purM gene encoding phosphoribosylformylglycinamidine cyclo-ligase, whose protein sequence is MTSPKSAPDAQGLSYRDAGVDIDAGDALVDKIKPFAKKTLRDGVLGGIGGFGALFEVPKKYREPVLVSGTDGVGTKLKLAFHLNRHDTVGQDLVAMSVNDILVQGAEPLFFLDYFACGKLDVETAATVVKGIATGCELAGCALIGGETAEMPGMYPDGEYDLAGFAVGAVEKSRIIDGSTIAAGDVVLGLASSGIHSNGFSLVRKIIERANPDLDAAFDGRTLADALIAPTRIYVKPLLALMAKLPVKGMAHITGGGLVENIPRVLREGLTAELDQTAWTLPPLFQWLQQHGGVADAEMHRVFNCGIGMAVIVAAADADAAVAELSAAGEQVWKIGKVRATREGEAQTVVV, encoded by the coding sequence ATGACTTCTCCGAAATCCGCTCCCGACGCCCAAGGTCTTTCCTACCGTGACGCGGGCGTCGACATCGACGCGGGCGACGCGCTCGTCGACAAGATCAAGCCATTTGCCAAGAAAACGCTGCGCGACGGCGTGCTGGGCGGGATCGGCGGATTCGGCGCACTGTTCGAAGTGCCGAAGAAGTATCGGGAGCCGGTGCTGGTGTCGGGCACCGACGGCGTGGGCACCAAGCTCAAGCTCGCGTTCCACCTGAACCGCCACGACACGGTCGGCCAGGATCTGGTGGCGATGAGCGTGAACGACATCCTCGTGCAGGGCGCCGAGCCGCTGTTCTTCCTCGACTACTTCGCCTGCGGCAAGCTCGACGTCGAGACGGCGGCGACGGTGGTGAAGGGCATCGCGACCGGCTGCGAGCTGGCCGGCTGCGCGCTGATCGGCGGCGAGACGGCGGAAATGCCCGGCATGTATCCGGACGGCGAGTACGATCTGGCCGGCTTCGCGGTGGGTGCGGTCGAGAAGAGCCGGATCATCGACGGCAGCACCATCGCCGCGGGCGACGTGGTGCTGGGCCTCGCGTCGAGCGGCATCCACTCGAACGGCTTTTCGCTGGTGCGCAAGATCATCGAGCGCGCCAATCCCGATCTCGACGCCGCCTTCGACGGCCGCACGCTGGCCGACGCGCTGATCGCGCCGACCCGCATCTACGTGAAGCCGCTGCTCGCGCTGATGGCCAAGCTGCCCGTCAAGGGCATGGCGCACATCACGGGCGGCGGCCTCGTCGAGAACATCCCGCGCGTGCTGCGCGAGGGCCTGACGGCCGAACTGGACCAGACCGCCTGGACGCTGCCGCCGCTGTTCCAGTGGCTGCAGCAGCACGGCGGCGTGGCCGATGCGGAGATGCACCGCGTGTTCAATTGCGGGATCGGGATGGCCGTGATCGTCGCGGCGGCCGATGCCGACGCGGCCGTGGCGGAACTGAGCGCCGCCGGCGAGCAGGTCTGGAAGATCGGCAAGGTGCGCGCCACGCGCGAGGGCGAGGCGCAGACCGTGGTGGTCTGA
- the panB gene encoding 3-methyl-2-oxobutanoate hydroxymethyltransferase, with protein MTYLQESSRAAVTVPKLQAMRDAGEKIAMLTCYDASFASLLDRAGVDALLIGDSLGNVLQGQTTTLPVTLDEIAYHTACVARAQPRALIVADLPFGTYGTPAEAFASSVKLMRAGAQMVKLEGGEWLADTVRFLVERAVPVCPHLGLTPQSVHALGGFKVQGKTEAGAAQLLRDAQALEQAGAQLMVLEAVPTLVASELTAQIRTPTIGIGAGINCSGQVLVLHDMLGIFPGKRPRFVKDFMQGQPSIFAAVEAYVRAVKDGSFPGPEHSF; from the coding sequence ATGACCTACCTCCAGGAATCGAGCCGCGCGGCCGTGACCGTGCCGAAACTGCAGGCGATGCGCGACGCGGGCGAAAAGATCGCGATGCTGACCTGCTACGACGCGAGCTTCGCGTCGCTGCTCGATCGCGCCGGCGTCGACGCGCTGCTGATCGGCGACTCGCTCGGCAACGTGCTGCAAGGCCAGACCACCACGCTGCCGGTCACGCTCGACGAGATCGCCTACCACACCGCCTGCGTGGCGCGCGCGCAGCCGCGCGCGCTGATCGTCGCCGACCTGCCGTTCGGCACCTACGGCACGCCGGCCGAGGCGTTCGCGAGTTCGGTCAAGCTGATGCGCGCCGGCGCCCAGATGGTCAAGCTGGAAGGCGGCGAATGGCTCGCCGACACGGTGCGCTTCCTGGTCGAGCGTGCCGTGCCGGTGTGTCCGCACCTCGGGCTCACGCCGCAGTCGGTGCATGCGCTCGGCGGCTTCAAGGTGCAGGGCAAGACGGAGGCCGGCGCCGCGCAGCTGCTGCGCGACGCGCAGGCGCTGGAACAGGCCGGCGCGCAGCTGATGGTGCTCGAAGCGGTGCCGACGCTGGTGGCCTCGGAGCTGACCGCGCAGATCCGCACGCCGACCATCGGCATCGGCGCCGGCATCAACTGCTCGGGCCAGGTGCTGGTGCTGCACGACATGCTCGGCATCTTCCCCGGCAAGCGGCCGCGCTTCGTGAAGGATTTCATGCAGGGCCAGCCGAGCATCTTCGCGGCTGTCGAAGCCTACGTGCGCGCCGTCAAGGACGGCAGCTTCCCCGGCCCGGAGCATTCGTTCTGA
- the hda gene encoding DnaA regulatory inactivator Hda, protein MTATRQLTLDLGTPPPATFENFTIGPNDELVSRLRRLDLALAAGPVADRSFYVWGEAGSGRSHLLQALVHDTSYGSARYLTPQSPLGAIAFDPRVSLYAVDDIDAMSDTQQIALFNLFNEVRAHPSSAFVGAGPAAPLALDVREDLRTRLGWGLVFHLAPLSDADKAVVFKQAAKARGIAIADDVPAYLLTHYRRDMPSLMALLDALDRFSLEQKRAVTLPLLRALLTALEREADASGRIK, encoded by the coding sequence GTGACCGCCACCCGTCAACTGACGCTCGACCTCGGCACGCCGCCGCCCGCGACGTTCGAGAACTTCACCATCGGGCCGAACGACGAACTCGTCTCGCGGCTGCGCCGGCTCGATCTCGCGCTCGCCGCCGGCCCGGTGGCCGACCGCTCGTTCTACGTCTGGGGCGAGGCCGGCAGCGGCCGCAGCCACCTGCTGCAGGCGCTCGTCCACGACACCTCGTACGGCAGCGCGCGCTACCTGACGCCGCAAAGCCCGCTCGGCGCGATCGCGTTCGATCCGCGCGTCTCGCTGTACGCCGTCGACGACATCGACGCGATGAGCGACACCCAGCAGATCGCGCTCTTCAACCTGTTCAACGAGGTGCGCGCGCATCCGTCGAGCGCGTTCGTCGGCGCCGGCCCGGCCGCGCCGCTCGCGCTCGACGTGCGCGAGGACCTGCGCACGCGGCTCGGCTGGGGCTTGGTGTTCCACCTCGCGCCGCTGTCGGACGCCGACAAGGCCGTCGTCTTCAAGCAGGCCGCCAAGGCGCGCGGCATCGCGATCGCCGACGATGTGCCCGCCTACCTGCTCACGCACTACCGGCGCGACATGCCGAGCCTGATGGCGCTGCTCGACGCGCTCGACCGCTTCTCGCTCGAGCAGAAACGCGCGGTCACGCTGCCGCTCCTGCGCGCGCTGCTGACGGCGCTGGAGCGCGAGGCGGATGCTTCCGGCCGGATCAAGTAG
- the dnaJ gene encoding molecular chaperone DnaJ, with product MAKRDYYEVLGVAKNASDDEIKKAYRKLAMKYHPDRNPDSKDAEERFKEVKEAYEMLSDDQKRAAYDQYGHAGVDPNMGGAGAQGFGGFADAFGDIFGDIFGQAAGGAARGGRGGPQVYRGADLRYSMEITLEQAAHGYETQIRVPSWVSCEICHGSGAKPGTKPDTCPTCHGQGSVRMSQGFFSIQQTCPKCHGTGTYIPEPCAHCHGSGKVKETKTLEVKIPAGIDDGMRIRSAGNGEPGINGGPSGDLYVEIHIKSHSVFERDGDDLHCQMPIPFTTAALGGEIEVPTLAGRASFTVPEGTQSGKTFRLRGKGIKGLRSSIAGDLYVHVQIETPVKLTDVQRDLLKQFEQSLAEGGGRHSPQSKSWFDRVKSFFE from the coding sequence ATGGCGAAACGGGATTACTACGAGGTTCTGGGCGTCGCGAAGAATGCGAGCGACGACGAAATCAAGAAGGCATATCGCAAGCTCGCGATGAAGTACCACCCCGACCGCAATCCGGACAGCAAGGATGCGGAAGAGCGTTTCAAGGAGGTGAAGGAAGCCTATGAAATGCTCTCGGACGACCAGAAGCGTGCCGCCTACGACCAGTACGGCCACGCGGGCGTCGATCCGAACATGGGTGGCGCCGGCGCGCAGGGCTTCGGCGGCTTCGCCGATGCATTCGGCGATATCTTCGGCGACATCTTCGGCCAGGCCGCGGGCGGCGCGGCGCGCGGCGGCCGCGGCGGCCCGCAGGTCTATCGCGGCGCCGATCTGCGCTACAGCATGGAAATCACGCTGGAGCAGGCCGCGCACGGCTACGAGACGCAGATCCGCGTGCCGAGCTGGGTCTCGTGCGAGATCTGCCACGGCTCCGGCGCGAAGCCGGGCACCAAGCCCGACACCTGCCCCACCTGCCACGGCCAGGGCTCGGTGCGCATGTCGCAGGGTTTCTTCAGCATTCAGCAGACCTGCCCGAAGTGCCACGGCACCGGCACCTACATCCCGGAACCGTGCGCGCACTGTCACGGTTCGGGCAAGGTGAAGGAAACCAAGACGCTGGAAGTGAAGATCCCGGCCGGGATCGACGACGGCATGCGGATCCGCTCGGCCGGCAACGGCGAGCCCGGCATCAACGGCGGCCCGTCGGGCGACCTCTACGTCGAGATTCATATCAAGTCTCACTCGGTGTTCGAGCGCGACGGCGACGACCTGCACTGCCAGATGCCGATTCCTTTCACGACGGCGGCGCTCGGCGGCGAGATCGAGGTGCCGACGCTGGCCGGACGCGCCTCGTTCACGGTGCCGGAGGGCACTCAGTCGGGCAAGACGTTCCGGCTGCGCGGCAAGGGCATCAAGGGGCTGCGTTCGAGCATCGCCGGCGATCTCTACGTCCACGTGCAGATCGAGACGCCCGTCAAGCTGACCGACGTGCAGCGCGATCTGCTCAAGCAGTTCGAGCAATCGCTGGCCGAAGGCGGCGGCCGCCACAGTCCGCAGAGCAAGAGCTGGTTCGACCGGGTGAAGAGCTTCTTCGAGTGA
- a CDS encoding chorismate-binding protein, which yields MTEVAAGAPFALLDDCDSTAFARSSRLYTGFSHQRVCTDPAGLDAVCAAVAADTASGLHAVVLGDYEFGRNLQRGVAGDGALRFLLFASLARLSRDEVDAWLAAHDGGGEPSAAGVARLRKSVTRAGFDAAIDAIHAALRAGDSYQVNYTYRLGFEAHGSPLALYRRLRARQPVRYGALVALPDERWVLSCSPELFVEKAGARLRARPMKGTAPRSADPAADSRAAAFLAGDAKNRAENLMIVDLLRNDVSRVAVTGSVRVPALFTVEPYASVWQMTSSVEAEARPEAGFADLLRALFPCGSITGAPKHSTMALIDAIESTPRGLYTGALGWLDAAPPGAACGDFCLAVTIRTLVLAARRADGWRAGAMGVGAGIVLDSAAPDEYAECELKASFLTEADPGFQLFETMHATRAGGVRHLARHLARLAASAEAFGFACDRAALAQRIAERVASFDGDGAIRLRAALAKDGTLELAAAPLAALAGPGVAVLLAAEHGFAPTSSSDPLLAHKTTRRAEYDRAWRAAEAAGAFDMLFVNERGELTEGGRTSLFVRLDGRWYTPPLACGLLPGVMRAALLDDPAWGASERVMTPEDLLRAEALMVCNALRGAVMATLRRAC from the coding sequence ATGACCGAAGTCGCAGCCGGCGCGCCGTTCGCGCTGCTCGACGACTGTGACTCGACCGCGTTTGCGCGGTCGAGTCGTTTGTATACGGGCTTTTCGCACCAACGCGTCTGCACCGATCCGGCCGGGCTCGACGCCGTCTGCGCGGCGGTGGCGGCCGACACGGCGAGCGGCCTGCACGCGGTGGTGCTCGGCGACTACGAGTTCGGCCGCAACCTGCAGCGCGGGGTGGCCGGCGACGGCGCGCTGCGGTTCCTGCTGTTCGCTTCGCTCGCGCGGCTCTCGCGCGACGAGGTCGATGCCTGGCTCGCCGCGCACGACGGCGGCGGCGAGCCGTCGGCGGCCGGCGTCGCGCGCCTGCGCAAGAGCGTCACGCGCGCCGGATTCGACGCGGCGATCGACGCGATCCACGCCGCGCTGCGTGCCGGCGACTCCTATCAGGTCAACTACACCTACCGGCTCGGCTTCGAGGCGCACGGCTCGCCGCTCGCGCTGTACCGGCGCCTGCGCGCGCGCCAGCCGGTGCGCTACGGCGCGCTGGTCGCGCTGCCGGACGAGCGCTGGGTGCTGTCGTGCTCGCCCGAGCTGTTCGTCGAGAAGGCCGGCGCGCGGCTGCGCGCGCGGCCGATGAAGGGCACCGCGCCGCGTTCGGCCGATCCGGCCGCCGACTCGCGCGCCGCGGCGTTCCTCGCCGGCGATGCGAAGAACCGCGCCGAGAACCTGATGATCGTCGATCTGCTGCGCAACGACGTCTCGCGCGTGGCCGTGACGGGATCGGTGCGCGTGCCGGCGCTGTTTACCGTCGAACCCTACGCGTCGGTCTGGCAGATGACCTCGAGCGTCGAGGCCGAGGCACGGCCCGAGGCAGGCTTCGCCGACCTGCTGCGTGCACTGTTTCCGTGCGGCTCGATCACGGGCGCGCCGAAGCACAGCACGATGGCGCTGATCGACGCGATCGAATCGACGCCGCGCGGCCTCTACACGGGCGCGCTCGGCTGGCTCGACGCGGCGCCGCCGGGTGCCGCCTGCGGCGACTTCTGCCTGGCCGTGACGATCCGCACGCTGGTGCTCGCGGCACGCCGCGCCGACGGCTGGCGCGCCGGTGCAATGGGCGTCGGCGCCGGCATCGTGCTCGACAGCGCCGCCCCCGACGAATACGCGGAGTGCGAATTGAAGGCCAGCTTCCTGACCGAGGCCGATCCCGGCTTCCAGCTGTTCGAGACGATGCACGCGACGCGTGCCGGCGGGGTGCGCCATCTCGCGCGCCACCTCGCGCGGCTCGCCGCGAGCGCCGAGGCGTTCGGCTTCGCCTGCGACCGCGCGGCGCTCGCGCAGCGCATCGCCGAACGGGTGGCGTCGTTCGACGGCGACGGCGCGATCCGCCTGCGCGCGGCGCTCGCCAAGGACGGCACGCTCGAACTCGCGGCAGCGCCGCTGGCGGCGCTGGCCGGGCCCGGCGTCGCGGTGCTGCTCGCGGCCGAGCACGGTTTCGCGCCGACCTCGTCATCCGATCCGCTGCTCGCGCACAAGACCACGCGGCGCGCCGAATACGATCGCGCGTGGCGCGCGGCCGAGGCCGCCGGCGCGTTCGACATGCTGTTCGTCAACGAGCGCGGCGAGCTGACCGAGGGCGGGCGCACCAGCCTGTTCGTGCGGCTCGACGGGCGCTGGTACACGCCGCCGCTCGCCTGCGGGCTGCTGCCCGGCGTGATGCGCGCGGCCCTGCTCGACGACCCGGCCTGGGGCGCCAGCGAGCGCGTGATGACGCCCGAGGATCTGCTGCGCGCCGAGGCGCTGATGGTCTGCAACGCGCTGCGCGGCGCCGTCATGGCCACGCTGCGGCGCGCCTGCTGA
- the folK gene encoding 2-amino-4-hydroxy-6-hydroxymethyldihydropteridine diphosphokinase translates to MTVAYLGLGANLGDARQALKDAVVCLAQQCTSITVIGKSSLYRTAPVDAGGDDYYNCAVKVDTRLPARELLRLCQQIEHHFGRERPFPNAPRTLDIDILLYGDHLIDEPDLVVPHPRLTARAFVLVPLLELDPALMIPSRGAAQAFLAAVADQRIEKVQTCQCLLAMKSANESRRCR, encoded by the coding sequence ATGACGGTTGCTTATCTCGGGCTGGGCGCGAATCTCGGCGATGCGCGCCAGGCGTTGAAGGACGCGGTGGTCTGCCTCGCGCAGCAATGCACGTCGATCACCGTGATCGGCAAGTCGAGCCTGTACCGGACGGCCCCCGTGGATGCCGGCGGCGACGACTACTACAACTGCGCCGTCAAGGTCGACACGCGTTTGCCGGCCCGTGAATTGCTCCGGCTCTGCCAGCAGATCGAGCACCATTTCGGCCGCGAGCGGCCGTTCCCCAATGCGCCGCGTACGCTCGACATCGACATCCTGCTGTACGGCGACCATCTGATCGACGAGCCCGATCTGGTCGTGCCGCACCCGCGCCTGACCGCGCGCGCGTTCGTGCTGGTGCCGCTGCTCGAACTCGATCCGGCGCTCATGATTCCCTCGCGGGGCGCCGCCCAGGCGTTCCTCGCCGCGGTGGCCGACCAGCGCATCGAGAAGGTGCAGACCTGCCAGTGCCTGCTGGCGATGAAGAGCGCGAACGAGTCGCGCCGCTGCCGATGA
- a CDS encoding deoxynucleoside kinase: MNATPLTVTPPDPRPPHRYLAIEGPIGVGKTSLATLLAERWGMDTLFERPQDNPFLERFYREGARYALPAQLAFALQRARQTGGIAAAQAAGAALVADFMPQKSEIFARLTLADDEWQLYRTLAERIDAPAPAPDLVVYLQASPEVLYARIQKRGIAAELQIGDAYLRALCDAYNEFFYHYDRTPVLTVAAEHLNPLDSPDDLALLMTRIETMRGRKESFVKGGVGR, from the coding sequence ATGAACGCGACGCCGCTGACCGTCACGCCGCCCGACCCGCGCCCGCCCCACCGCTACCTCGCGATCGAGGGGCCGATCGGCGTCGGCAAGACCTCGCTAGCCACGCTGCTGGCCGAGCGCTGGGGCATGGACACGCTCTTCGAACGCCCGCAGGACAATCCGTTTCTCGAACGCTTCTACCGCGAGGGCGCACGCTACGCGCTGCCGGCGCAGCTCGCGTTCGCGCTGCAGCGCGCGCGCCAGACCGGCGGGATCGCCGCCGCGCAGGCCGCCGGCGCCGCGCTGGTGGCCGATTTCATGCCGCAGAAGAGCGAGATCTTCGCGCGCCTGACGCTCGCCGACGACGAATGGCAGCTCTACCGCACGCTGGCCGAGCGCATCGACGCGCCCGCGCCCGCGCCCGACCTGGTGGTCTACCTGCAGGCGAGCCCCGAGGTGCTGTACGCGCGGATCCAGAAACGCGGCATCGCAGCGGAACTGCAGATCGGCGACGCCTACCTGCGCGCGCTGTGCGACGCCTACAACGAATTCTTCTATCACTACGACCGCACGCCGGTCCTCACCGTCGCGGCGGAACACCTGAATCCGCTCGACTCGCCAGACGATCTTGCCTTGCTGATGACGCGCATCGAGACGATGCGCGGGCGCAAGGAATCCTTCGTCAAGGGCGGCGTCGGCCGCTGA
- the miaA gene encoding tRNA (adenosine(37)-N6)-dimethylallyltransferase MiaA, whose translation MSGAPESPRVTVACLLGPTASGKTAAALALAERRPVEIVSVDSALVYREMDIGTAKPERAERERVAHHLIDIRDPREAYSAAEFRADTLRLLGEILARGHTPLLAGGTMLYYKALTQGLNALPAADPQVRARLDADAARDGWPALHARLARADPETAARLAPNDAQRIQRALEILELSGRPMSALLAAPPPACDEAARYRFVPVALEPSERAVLHARIAVRFDAMLAAGFVDEVERLRGRGDLHLGLPSMRCVGYRQAWEYLDGATDHATMRDKGIFATRQLCKRQLTWLRSMPERIVVDCCADDAPRRAVAALERVLDAAP comes from the coding sequence ATGAGCGGCGCACCCGAATCGCCCCGCGTCACCGTCGCCTGCCTGCTCGGCCCCACCGCCTCGGGCAAGACCGCCGCGGCGCTGGCGCTGGCCGAGCGGCGGCCGGTGGAGATCGTCAGCGTCGATTCGGCGCTCGTCTATCGCGAGATGGATATCGGCACCGCGAAGCCGGAGCGCGCCGAACGCGAGCGCGTGGCGCATCATCTGATCGACATCCGCGACCCGCGCGAGGCCTATTCGGCCGCCGAGTTCCGCGCCGACACGCTGCGCCTGCTGGGCGAGATCCTCGCGCGCGGACACACGCCGCTGCTGGCGGGCGGGACCATGCTGTACTACAAGGCGCTGACGCAGGGGCTCAATGCGCTACCGGCCGCCGATCCGCAGGTGCGCGCGCGGCTCGACGCCGACGCCGCGCGCGACGGCTGGCCGGCGCTGCATGCGCGGCTCGCACGGGCCGACCCGGAAACCGCCGCGCGGCTGGCGCCGAACGACGCGCAGCGCATCCAGCGTGCGCTCGAAATCCTCGAACTGAGCGGCCGGCCCATGTCGGCGCTGCTCGCCGCACCGCCGCCAGCCTGCGACGAGGCGGCCCGCTACCGCTTCGTGCCGGTGGCGCTGGAGCCGTCCGAGCGCGCCGTGCTGCATGCGCGGATCGCGGTGCGCTTCGACGCGATGCTCGCGGCCGGCTTCGTCGACGAGGTGGAACGGCTGCGCGGGCGCGGCGACCTGCATCTGGGCCTGCCGTCGATGCGCTGCGTGGGCTACCGGCAGGCCTGGGAATATCTCGACGGCGCCACCGACCACGCCACGATGCGCGACAAGGGCATATTCGCCACGCGCCAGCTCTGCAAGCGGCAGCTGACCTGGCTGCGCTCGATGCCGGAGCGCATCGTGGTGGACTGCTGCGCCGATGACGCGCCGCGGCGCGCCGTGGCCGCGCTTGAGCGCGTGCTCGACGCGGCGCCCTGA